The following are from one region of the Pleurodeles waltl isolate 20211129_DDA chromosome 4_1, aPleWal1.hap1.20221129, whole genome shotgun sequence genome:
- the LOC138287061 gene encoding olfactory receptor 5AP2-like has protein sequence MDGENYTSITEFILLGLTENQQLQIPLFIFFLITYTITIVGNAGITALIRTSPRLHTPMYFFLSNLSFADLCYSTNITPNMLVNFLSEKKAISVPGCITQLFVYFWMGSMQIFLLAIMAYDRYAAICNPLLYTSIMTKQTCTGLVSGAHTIAVLNAILNTCCTFRLSFCRSNKIMHYYCDVPPLLKLSCSDTSLNEAVLVYVSCSLHLVTIPIIITSYTYIISTILRIPSAEGKKKAFSTCSAHIICVTLFFGTLVFMYLRPSSNYTMDQDQVTSVFYTVMIPMLNPMVYSLRNTEVREAFKKIICSKIIKST, from the coding sequence ATGGACGGGGAAAACTACACATCTATAACAGAATTCATTTTGCTTGGTCTCACTGAAAATCAACAACTGCAGATTCCACTCTTCATTTTCTTTCTTATTACCTATACAATCACGATAGTGGGGAATGCAGGCATCACAGCATTAATAAGGACCTCGCCTCGCCTTCACACCCCAATGTATTTCTTTCTCAGTAACTTGTCCTTTGCAGACCTTTGTTACTCCACAAATATAACACCCAACATGTTGGTAAACTTCCTATCAGAAAAGAAGGCCATTTCTGTGCCAGGTTGCATTACACAGCTCTTTGTATACTTTTGGATGGGGAGTATGCAGATTTTTCTTCTAGCGATTATGGCGTATGACCGCTATGCTGCAATATGCAATCCACTGCTCTACACATCCATTATGACCAAGCAAACATGCACTGGTCTTGTCTCAGGAGCGCACACAATTGCAGTCCTCAATGCCATCTTAAACACATGTTGCACATTCAGACTTTCCTTCTGTAGGTCAAATAAAATCATGCACTACTACTGTGATGTCCCTCCTCTACTCAAGCTTTCTTGCTCAGACACATCACTCAATGAAGCCGTGCTGGTTTATGTATCTTGTAGCCTCCATTTAGTGACCATTcctatcatcatcacctcctacacatATATCATATCTACCATTCTAAGAATTCCATCTGCAGAGGGAAAAAAGAAGGCATTTTCAACATGCTCTGCTCACATTatctgtgtcactctcttctttGGAACACTTGTTTTCATGTACCTGCGACCAAGCTCAAATTACACAATGGACCAGGACCAAGTaacttctgtgttttacactgtaaTGATTCCAATGTTAAACCCAATGGTCTACAGTTTGAGAAACACTGAGGTGAgggaggcatttaaaaaaataatttgttccaAAATAATAAAGTCAACATAG